A single Parabacteroides timonensis DNA region contains:
- a CDS encoding beta-N-acetylhexosaminidase: MKRTLLSLASAALLLTCVSCANKSCVTENGAIALIPVPQEMTVGSDCFTLTSNAAITLDQSNEELKGIARYLNEKISPATGFTLPVEKHGKIEFKLVEDAALGDEGYHLKVKHGDILLTANKPAGIFYGVQTLLQMLPAEIKSKTAQPKDKKWRIPCTEITDTPQFPWRGLMLDVSRHWFNKEEVMKFIDELAEYKMNVFHWHLTDDQGWRLEIKSLPKLTEVGAWRADRVGDWWGRERAQKGEETTYGGFYTQEDVKEVLAYAAQRFVRVIPEIDVPGHGVAALVAYPELACMKAPDAVNVGNKFYGEDENTLCIGKESTFEFMDKVLTEVAALFPDEYIHIGGDECFKGFWHKCPRCQARMKAENLKNEEELQSYFIHRMGDLLKSKGKKLVGWDEILEGGLAPDANVMSWRGMEGGIKSAKAGHHVIMTPTEHCYLDLYQGEPSVEPATYSMCRLKDSYSFNPVPEGVPAEMVLGGQGNVWGEAIPTFRHVEYMTWPRGWALAEVLWSGPAQTDWEKFWPRVERHFVRADQAGINYARSMNNAIVTPYLQDGVLEVELGSEIAGTDIYYTFDNTDPDCFTPKYNKPLRIPKTASRLRVITYRDGKPVGKLITLTIKELAKRAESDKRTGHGNLTVELQAPNE; the protein is encoded by the coding sequence ATGAAAAGAACACTGTTGAGTCTTGCTTCTGCCGCTCTGTTGCTGACTTGTGTATCATGTGCGAATAAGTCATGTGTTACGGAGAATGGAGCAATTGCATTGATCCCTGTGCCACAGGAAATGACTGTTGGTTCCGACTGTTTCACTCTTACTTCTAACGCCGCAATAACTCTTGATCAATCGAATGAAGAGTTAAAAGGTATTGCCCGGTATCTGAATGAAAAGATTTCACCTGCTACCGGCTTCACTCTTCCTGTGGAGAAACATGGAAAGATCGAATTTAAGCTGGTGGAAGATGCTGCTTTGGGAGATGAAGGCTACCACCTGAAAGTGAAACACGGGGATATACTGCTTACGGCAAATAAACCAGCCGGGATTTTCTATGGAGTACAAACCCTGTTGCAGATGCTTCCCGCTGAGATCAAAAGTAAGACTGCACAGCCTAAAGATAAGAAATGGAGAATCCCTTGTACCGAGATTACCGATACCCCCCAGTTCCCCTGGCGTGGGCTGATGCTGGACGTAAGCCGCCACTGGTTCAACAAAGAAGAAGTCATGAAGTTTATCGATGAATTGGCCGAGTATAAGATGAACGTTTTCCACTGGCACCTGACCGACGACCAGGGATGGCGCTTGGAAATAAAGTCATTGCCGAAACTGACGGAGGTAGGCGCCTGGCGTGCTGACCGTGTAGGCGACTGGTGGGGACGTGAACGTGCGCAAAAAGGAGAAGAAACAACTTACGGAGGCTTTTATACCCAGGAAGATGTGAAGGAAGTACTGGCTTATGCAGCCCAGCGTTTTGTGCGTGTTATTCCGGAAATAGATGTGCCCGGTCATGGAGTTGCTGCTTTGGTCGCTTACCCGGAACTGGCCTGTATGAAAGCTCCCGACGCAGTGAATGTAGGAAATAAATTCTATGGAGAAGATGAGAATACACTTTGTATCGGTAAAGAGTCTACTTTCGAGTTTATGGATAAGGTGTTGACGGAAGTGGCTGCCCTTTTCCCCGACGAATATATCCATATCGGCGGTGATGAATGTTTTAAAGGATTCTGGCATAAATGCCCCCGTTGCCAGGCTCGTATGAAAGCAGAGAATCTGAAGAATGAAGAAGAGTTACAAAGTTACTTTATCCACCGGATGGGGGATCTGTTGAAGTCGAAAGGAAAGAAACTGGTCGGCTGGGACGAGATACTGGAAGGTGGCCTGGCACCCGATGCCAATGTGATGAGCTGGCGTGGTATGGAAGGAGGTATCAAATCAGCTAAAGCCGGTCACCATGTGATTATGACACCGACGGAACATTGTTACCTGGATTTGTATCAGGGGGAGCCTTCTGTAGAACCCGCTACTTATTCCATGTGCCGGTTGAAAGACTCGTATAGCTTTAATCCTGTACCGGAAGGTGTTCCGGCTGAAATGGTATTGGGAGGACAAGGTAATGTATGGGGAGAAGCCATTCCGACCTTCCGTCATGTCGAGTATATGACCTGGCCCCGTGGATGGGCTTTGGCGGAAGTTCTGTGGAGCGGTCCCGCGCAAACGGATTGGGAGAAATTCTGGCCTCGTGTAGAACGCCATTTCGTGCGTGCCGATCAGGCCGGTATCAATTATGCCCGCAGCATGAATAATGCAATTGTCACTCCGTATTTGCAGGATGGTGTATTGGAGGTCGAACTGGGTAGTGAAATTGCAGGAACAGATATTTACTACACATTCGATAATACCGATCCGGATTGTTTTACTCCGAAGTACAATAAACCGCTGCGTATTCCGAAAACAGCCAGTCGACTGCGTGTCATTACCTATCGCGACGGTAAACCGGTCGGCAAACTGATCACCCTTACAATAAAAGAGTTGGCGAAGCGTGCCGAGTCGGATAAAAGAACCGGACATGGAAACCTGACAGTTGAGTTGCAGGCTCCGAACGAGTAG
- a CDS encoding DUF6383 domain-containing protein: protein MSKTVTSLIAGFMLASSITFSAFSQVNYGGHNITFRPTETMSSDEVDNTVNHFEKGKWYQLVNEDGKLLVQYRYVNASQYKGGGLILKLVDPGSAPINYSLWSIKAVDDGHSGKNFVFVNKETNMELEYGHVNAFTQEAIDNYYGHDLASYIGGCIQNWTWYSTDKQNSDFNYAPIYSYFGERDSVVVLKQMSQYNEEILAMKYSKEEAGDQMNSIINDIVKVKPILAGSIKLNPRDINQMVDFQYVHQSYLGGLPAGTNLEFASSVVPTKASPFLENQFVAKEIDFSYLPDMDDEDPLLGLGHWEIQDYVKLEVPSERDEMGDYDSYKTLYVGTEFYENSSKELKLELMEGDLGLNASNMPQDIPGLTERAWIARSIFKFTYFPSQDSLVIEPLNALSKDPASGQWKNAQYAFNSTNNDMAAIWAADGVNAPEHNDDYGQVALRLAYLTDGTSVLTAKNTEVDGGIGLPGSLQTRFFFKNRDFNYLTRTTLKEGLYFIKGVHNGKNVVANLQGRLLFDAPEDDQNYDDMPATMWVVKQTGCGDRSTVAIYNREYAYNYSEYFMAERSADWYICEDAVPVFEGQLYKDEEGNNFFIDDNYWGFEDNSCSYGCSWQLDNRHTYNFTSVTDQEALTSEYHGYKHLDPETLLYTKYRLNYNLFANGNLYLNVVNNTFMPVESQSTTYELELAPECFKAIDYKYGFGEGVAGLPQLSRTAYMLKVSDKNLIDNDKMYIALVEEFGKTAYYQPMSLDDIKAGKGKMGVFYLKADQRKDDEKCYILIDIYEDYKNECEECPSPNPPAPNVFVWDGGDYEDNCDEECDDCCDCFIPRYSHAYNGWRQAHCVDGIGKLSITRLDQNAEDRSSAFAVITDDRPLYMDLGEVGKHINIFRARGIGQELLFEDSNNQSLAPQVVKDFGYLGMTAEKIHPIGKESNTAIYADYVTKSTDRMPQYLFVLRPDSVKDGKWCNTHGYNPGCEHEGDYNGYLAGSFLINLTDSVKGSTNMLNNPDVYKWQSYTRLGFVEGVHQVDADGEYLYILKGGRKLADLKNKDGVLDPRDLYNEAIFEKKPVDGLHKNYAFSLRYTDDAHKDFLLESNKEGVSSIASFKGAWVKIHNGVPVLAEYEVDNGNHVDDKDKMKELINQSQIFNLEDTEDYATSNDEVSTSSISVVAGNGSIIVRNASGKVIAVTNVLGQPLVNQTITSDNATIPVPQGVVIVSVEGEKAVKAIVK, encoded by the coding sequence ATGAGTAAAACAGTTACTTCGTTAATTGCCGGCTTTATGTTGGCATCCAGTATTACATTCTCTGCATTTTCTCAGGTCAATTACGGCGGGCATAATATTACGTTCCGCCCTACTGAAACTATGAGTAGTGATGAGGTTGATAATACTGTAAACCATTTTGAAAAGGGAAAATGGTATCAATTAGTGAATGAAGACGGCAAACTGCTTGTGCAGTATCGCTATGTGAATGCTTCTCAATATAAGGGGGGCGGGTTGATTCTAAAATTGGTAGATCCGGGTTCGGCTCCGATTAATTATTCTTTGTGGTCTATAAAGGCTGTAGATGACGGCCATAGCGGCAAAAATTTCGTATTTGTGAACAAAGAAACAAATATGGAATTAGAATACGGTCATGTAAATGCTTTCACTCAGGAAGCTATTGATAATTATTATGGACATGATTTGGCCTCTTATATCGGTGGATGTATCCAAAACTGGACATGGTATTCGACGGATAAGCAGAACTCTGATTTTAATTACGCTCCGATCTATTCTTACTTTGGAGAGCGGGATTCAGTTGTTGTTTTGAAACAAATGAGTCAGTATAATGAAGAAATTCTGGCGATGAAATATTCAAAGGAAGAGGCAGGCGATCAGATGAACAGTATTATTAACGATATTGTCAAAGTAAAACCTATTCTTGCCGGATCTATCAAGCTAAATCCTAGGGATATTAATCAAATGGTTGATTTCCAGTATGTTCATCAATCTTATCTGGGTGGTCTGCCTGCAGGTACTAATTTGGAGTTTGCCTCTTCTGTGGTTCCTACTAAGGCAAGTCCGTTCCTGGAGAATCAGTTTGTTGCCAAAGAAATCGATTTCTCTTATCTTCCGGATATGGATGATGAAGATCCTTTATTAGGACTTGGTCATTGGGAAATACAGGATTATGTGAAGCTGGAGGTCCCATCTGAAAGAGATGAAATGGGAGACTATGATTCATATAAAACTCTATATGTAGGAACAGAGTTCTATGAAAACAGCAGTAAAGAACTGAAACTGGAATTAATGGAGGGTGACTTGGGCTTGAATGCATCCAATATGCCGCAAGATATTCCCGGACTTACAGAAAGAGCCTGGATTGCACGTTCTATTTTTAAATTCACTTATTTCCCTTCACAGGACAGCTTGGTTATTGAGCCATTGAATGCTCTATCGAAAGATCCTGCGAGCGGACAGTGGAAGAATGCCCAGTATGCTTTCAACTCGACGAACAACGATATGGCTGCTATATGGGCGGCAGATGGAGTTAATGCTCCGGAGCATAATGATGACTATGGGCAGGTTGCGTTGCGTTTGGCTTATTTGACTGACGGTACTTCAGTTCTTACTGCTAAAAATACGGAAGTAGATGGCGGTATCGGACTTCCGGGTTCTCTGCAAACTCGTTTCTTCTTTAAGAATCGTGATTTCAATTATCTGACACGGACAACTTTAAAAGAAGGTTTGTATTTCATCAAAGGCGTACATAATGGAAAAAATGTTGTTGCTAACTTGCAGGGACGTTTGCTGTTTGATGCACCGGAAGATGATCAGAATTATGATGATATGCCTGCTACGATGTGGGTTGTTAAGCAAACCGGTTGTGGTGACAGATCGACTGTCGCTATTTACAATCGTGAATATGCATATAACTATTCAGAATATTTTATGGCGGAGCGTAGTGCGGATTGGTATATCTGTGAAGATGCAGTTCCGGTATTTGAAGGACAACTATATAAAGATGAAGAGGGCAACAACTTCTTTATAGATGATAATTATTGGGGATTTGAAGATAACTCATGTAGTTACGGATGTAGTTGGCAGCTGGATAATCGACATACATATAACTTTACTTCGGTAACCGATCAGGAGGCTTTGACCAGTGAATATCACGGATATAAACATCTGGATCCGGAAACATTGCTGTATACTAAGTATCGCCTGAACTATAACTTGTTTGCCAACGGAAACTTATATCTGAATGTAGTAAATAATACCTTTATGCCGGTGGAAAGCCAGTCTACTACCTACGAACTGGAATTAGCTCCTGAGTGCTTCAAGGCTATAGACTATAAATATGGTTTTGGCGAAGGTGTTGCTGGTTTACCGCAACTGTCACGTACTGCTTATATGCTGAAAGTAAGTGATAAAAACCTGATCGATAACGATAAGATGTATATAGCTTTAGTTGAAGAATTCGGTAAGACTGCTTACTATCAGCCGATGAGCCTGGATGATATTAAAGCAGGTAAAGGTAAGATGGGTGTATTCTATTTGAAGGCCGACCAACGTAAAGACGATGAAAAGTGCTATATCCTGATCGATATCTATGAAGATTATAAGAATGAATGTGAAGAGTGTCCGTCACCTAATCCTCCAGCTCCTAATGTATTTGTTTGGGACGGCGGAGATTACGAAGACAATTGTGATGAAGAATGCGACGATTGTTGCGATTGCTTCATTCCGAGATATTCTCATGCATACAACGGTTGGAGACAAGCACATTGTGTAGACGGTATCGGTAAGTTAAGTATTACCCGATTGGATCAGAACGCTGAAGATCGCTCTTCTGCATTTGCAGTGATCACCGACGATCGTCCGTTATATATGGATCTGGGTGAAGTAGGTAAGCATATCAATATCTTCCGTGCAAGAGGTATAGGTCAGGAATTACTGTTCGAAGACTCTAACAACCAGAGCTTGGCTCCACAGGTAGTGAAAGACTTCGGTTACCTGGGTATGACAGCTGAAAAGATCCATCCGATCGGTAAAGAAAGCAATACGGCTATCTATGCTGACTATGTAACGAAATCGACAGATCGTATGCCTCAGTACCTGTTCGTTCTTCGTCCGGACTCCGTGAAAGACGGTAAGTGGTGTAACACCCACGGTTACAATCCGGGTTGCGAACATGAAGGTGATTACAACGGTTACCTGGCTGGTAGCTTCCTGATTAACCTGACTGACTCGGTGAAAGGTAGCACTAACATGTTGAACAATCCTGACGTTTACAAATGGCAGTCTTACACTCGTCTTGGTTTCGTTGAAGGTGTTCATCAGGTAGATGCAGATGGCGAATATCTGTATATCCTGAAAGGGGGCAGAAAGTTGGCAGACCTGAAGAATAAGGACGGTGTTCTTGATCCTCGCGACCTGTACAATGAAGCTATTTTTGAAAAGAAACCGGTAGACGGCTTACATAAGAACTATGCATTCTCTCTGCGTTACACAGACGACGCTCATAAGGACTTCTTACTGGAATCCAACAAGGAAGGCGTATCGAGTATTGCTTCGTTCAAGGGCGCATGGGTGAAAATCCATAACGGTGTACCTGTATTGGCTGAATATGAAGTAGACAACGGTAACCATGTGGACGATAAGGATAAGATGAAGGAACTGATCAACCAGTCTCAGATCTTCAACCTGGAAGATACAGAGGATTATGCAACTTCTAACGATGAAGTTTCAACCTCAAGTATCAGTGTCGTTGCCGGTAACGGTTCGATCATCGTTCGTAATGCATCAGGTAAAGTTATAGCTGTTACCAATGTATTAGGCCAGCCGCTTGTAAACCAAACTATCACATCCGACAATGCAACAATTCCTGTACCTCAGGGTGTTGTAATCGTTAGTGTGGAAGGTGAAAAAGCAGTTAAGGCGATCGTGAAATAA
- a CDS encoding Gfo/Idh/MocA family protein gives MKKTLFFMLVLALITGCTCNKPTVNEQVKMISMPVPERPAGQTDVLELATDPIPTVRVAFIGLGMRGSGAVYRYTFLDGVEVKALCDLNADYVKSAQETLAGKHLPAADEYTGQEDWKKICERDDIDLVYICTDWLNHTPMAVYAMEHGKHVAVEVPAAMSIDECWQLVNTAEKTRRHCMMLENCCYDFFEMATLNMAQQGVFGEVIHGEGAYIHDLRSLNFYPSEKGGYQGMWRLKYNEEHTGNPYPTHGLGPICQILNIHRGDKMNYLVSMSTKEVGMTEYAKNTFGKDSKEAKQTYKLGDMNTTLIQTEKGKTILIQHDVTSPRPYDRKHVVSGTKGFAQKYPVEGIALEPNAHEFLNKVQMDSIMALYEHPITKEVGEKARKVGGHGGMDFIMDYRLVYCLQKGLPLDQDVYDAAEWSCLTELTEISVNNGGAPVEIPDFTRGAWNKLQGLQFAK, from the coding sequence ATGAAAAAGACTCTTTTTTTTATGTTAGTGTTGGCCCTTATTACCGGATGTACCTGTAATAAACCAACCGTAAATGAGCAGGTAAAAATGATTTCCATGCCGGTTCCGGAGCGTCCGGCCGGTCAGACAGATGTATTGGAACTGGCTACCGATCCTATCCCGACCGTGCGTGTTGCATTTATCGGTTTAGGAATGCGTGGAAGCGGTGCGGTTTACCGCTACACTTTCCTGGACGGAGTGGAAGTGAAAGCTCTTTGTGACCTGAATGCCGATTATGTGAAAAGTGCACAGGAAACCTTGGCCGGTAAACATCTTCCGGCTGCTGATGAGTACACCGGACAAGAGGATTGGAAAAAGATTTGCGAACGGGATGATATCGACCTAGTCTATATCTGTACAGACTGGTTGAATCATACACCGATGGCGGTCTATGCAATGGAACATGGGAAACATGTAGCGGTGGAAGTTCCGGCAGCTATGTCGATCGATGAATGCTGGCAGTTGGTGAATACGGCGGAAAAGACTCGTCGCCACTGTATGATGCTGGAGAACTGTTGTTACGATTTCTTTGAAATGGCCACATTGAATATGGCCCAGCAGGGAGTATTCGGTGAAGTTATTCATGGAGAAGGTGCATATATCCACGACCTGCGTTCACTTAATTTCTATCCGAGTGAGAAAGGTGGTTATCAGGGTATGTGGCGTTTGAAATATAATGAAGAACATACCGGTAACCCATATCCTACTCATGGTTTAGGTCCGATCTGCCAGATATTGAATATTCACCGGGGAGATAAGATGAATTATCTGGTATCCATGTCGACGAAAGAGGTCGGGATGACTGAATATGCGAAGAATACTTTTGGAAAAGACTCCAAGGAAGCGAAGCAGACGTATAAACTGGGTGATATGAATACAACCCTGATCCAGACGGAGAAAGGGAAAACGATTCTGATCCAGCATGATGTAACCAGTCCGCGTCCGTACGACCGTAAACATGTGGTAAGCGGAACCAAAGGTTTTGCTCAGAAATATCCGGTGGAAGGAATAGCGTTGGAACCGAATGCGCATGAGTTTCTGAACAAAGTGCAAATGGATTCTATCATGGCTTTGTACGAACATCCTATAACCAAAGAGGTGGGTGAGAAAGCCAGAAAAGTAGGAGGTCATGGAGGTATGGACTTTATCATGGACTACCGTCTTGTTTACTGCCTGCAAAAAGGGCTACCCTTGGATCAGGATGTATATGATGCGGCCGAGTGGTCTTGCCTGACGGAACTGACGGAGATTTCAGTGAACAACGGAGGTGCTCCTGTGGAGATACCGGATTTTACCCGTGGTGCATGGAATAAGTTGCAGGGATTGCAGTTTGCAAAATAA
- a CDS encoding RagB/SusD family nutrient uptake outer membrane protein: protein MVNLNIKKWTVLGLLTVSFTACDLDVVPPSDISVESFWNTEKDAWYGLNACYAQTPGFDIWDEMCTDNAHSHKPWEGPYESIQQSELSTAEDRGYSFGTIRIVNNFLEKVGTCDMDETLKERMKAEARFIRAQSYLDLTTKFGKVPLVTTVMEYDAPNVPRDPVDKVQAFILDELAEIATVLPDKYNGGYLQETGRITRAAALAMRARAALYFGNYAEAEASAKTVISEGHHSLFRVTALNDAQKKEADELVQFIDFESKGIDKDKFAKGLFSYETLWQGSNASPSNPEYILTREYMADDNNYDWARYTYIRPSQMGSGYSSYEPMQDLVDAYWDIDGKTVRPLISVDTRKKNFEEITAEVADLDQASYIKRVPEMDLKKYAYMDEFRNRDSRLYASILFPFKGWHETDFAGGTFYYRWKPEVAGLDGNESWTGYSYRKMVALTPYSDWTSADDYPVIRYAEVLLTFAEAHVMNVGWDNDVQIALNDLRDRCGMPSVPTSMPSKEAALDFVRNERRIELAGEGHRFDDIRRYGSVYCQKIMNTTTYAPNGYKVIEKKWNDRILLMPIPQNAMDLNPLLKNDQNPGY, encoded by the coding sequence ATGGTAAATCTAAATATAAAGAAATGGACAGTTCTCGGTTTATTGACTGTCTCTTTTACAGCCTGTGATCTGGATGTGGTACCTCCTTCAGATATCTCAGTAGAAAGTTTCTGGAATACAGAAAAAGATGCATGGTACGGATTGAATGCCTGTTATGCACAAACACCTGGATTCGATATCTGGGACGAGATGTGTACGGATAATGCTCATAGCCATAAACCCTGGGAAGGGCCGTATGAATCTATCCAGCAAAGCGAACTGAGTACGGCGGAAGATCGTGGATATAGCTTCGGAACCATTCGTATCGTGAATAACTTTCTGGAAAAAGTGGGTACCTGTGATATGGATGAAACGCTGAAAGAAAGAATGAAGGCGGAAGCTCGTTTTATCCGTGCTCAGAGTTATCTGGACCTGACAACCAAGTTTGGTAAAGTACCTTTGGTGACTACGGTTATGGAATATGATGCACCGAACGTACCCCGTGATCCGGTCGATAAAGTGCAGGCTTTCATCCTGGATGAACTGGCTGAGATAGCAACTGTTTTGCCGGACAAATATAATGGCGGTTATCTGCAGGAAACCGGACGTATCACTCGTGCCGCTGCTTTGGCTATGCGTGCCCGTGCTGCATTGTATTTCGGTAATTATGCGGAGGCTGAAGCATCTGCCAAGACTGTGATAAGTGAAGGACATCATTCTTTGTTCCGCGTAACGGCTTTGAATGATGCGCAAAAGAAAGAAGCTGATGAACTGGTACAGTTTATCGATTTCGAAAGCAAGGGTATCGATAAGGATAAATTTGCAAAAGGTTTGTTTAGCTATGAAACGTTATGGCAGGGTAGCAATGCATCGCCTTCGAATCCCGAGTATATCCTGACCCGCGAGTACATGGCTGATGATAATAACTACGACTGGGCCCGTTATACCTATATCCGTCCGAGCCAAATGGGATCGGGATATTCGTCTTACGAACCGATGCAGGACCTGGTGGATGCTTATTGGGACATCGACGGTAAAACAGTACGTCCTTTGATTTCGGTGGATACCCGCAAAAAGAATTTTGAAGAGATCACGGCTGAAGTAGCGGACCTGGATCAGGCTAGCTATATAAAAAGAGTTCCTGAAATGGATTTGAAGAAATATGCTTATATGGACGAATTCCGTAACCGTGACAGCCGTTTGTATGCTTCTATCCTGTTCCCGTTCAAGGGATGGCATGAGACAGACTTTGCTGGAGGTACATTCTATTATCGTTGGAAACCGGAAGTGGCCGGTCTGGATGGTAACGAGTCGTGGACAGGTTACAGCTATCGTAAGATGGTTGCATTGACTCCTTATTCGGATTGGACCAGTGCCGATGACTATCCGGTAATCCGTTATGCCGAAGTATTGCTGACTTTTGCAGAAGCACACGTAATGAATGTGGGTTGGGACAATGATGTTCAGATTGCTTTGAATGATCTGCGTGATCGTTGCGGTATGCCGTCAGTGCCGACTTCAATGCCATCGAAAGAGGCTGCTCTGGATTTTGTACGCAACGAGCGCCGTATAGAGCTGGCCGGTGAGGGACATCGTTTCGATGATATCCGTCGTTACGGTTCTGTCTATTGCCAGAAAATAATGAATACTACAACCTATGCTCCGAATGGATATAAGGTAATCGAAAAGAAATGGAATGATCGCATCCTTTTGATGCCTATACCTCAAAATGCAATGGACTTGAATCCGCTTCTGAAAAACGATCAGAATCCTGGGTATTAA